One Eptesicus fuscus isolate TK198812 chromosome 11, DD_ASM_mEF_20220401, whole genome shotgun sequence genomic region harbors:
- the NABP1 gene encoding SOSS complex subunit B2 isoform X1, whose protein sequence is MNGVSDPPLFIKDIKAGLKNLNVVFIVLEIGRVTKTKDGHEVRSCKVADKTGSITISVWDEIGGLIQPGDIIRLTRGYASMWKGCLTLYTGRGGELQKIGEFCMVYSEVPNFSEPNPDYRGQPNKGAHSEQKNNSMNGNMGTGTFGSVGNGVQPSPEPRGCQFSFAGRSNGRGPGNPQPAGAAGKPLKRKQGVSVRPLRTLARRLPGRTQHEEEEGSPPSPSWRSALSSLSDTFKHLSTNTPHSVQKHTLRGDPISFPQNPSEGLRSRPRWPPGLAGLGGCWGTGGGRWTPGRGRARGLRISPSAPTRSALPL, encoded by the exons ATGAACGGGGTCAGCGACCCCCCTCTTTTCATAAAAGACATTAAGGCCGGACTGAAAAACTTAAATGTCGTCTTTATTGTCCTGGAGATAG GACGCGTGACCAAAACCAAAGACGGCCACGAGGTGCGGTCCTGCAAGGTGGCCGACAAGACGGGCAGCATCACCATCTCCGTGTGGGACGAGATCGGGGGGCTCATCCAGCCGGGGGACATCATCCGGTTGACCCGCGG gTATGCTTCCATGTGGAAAGGGTGTCTGACGCTTTATACTGGAAGGGGCGGAGAACTTCAGAAAATCGGGGA gTTTTGTATGGTTTATTCAGAAGTGCCAAATTTCAGTGAACCCAATCCAGACTATCGAGGACAACCAAACAAAGGG gcaCATAGTGAACAGAAGAATAATTCCATGAATGGTAATATGGGTACAGGTACATTTGGATCAGtgg gAAATGGGGTTCAGCCCAGCCCAGAACCACGGGGATGCCAGTTTTCCTTTGCTGGTAGAAGCAATGGCCGGGGGCCTGGGAACCCGCAGCCAGCTGGAGCAGCTG gGAAGCCTCTCAAACGCAAACAGGGAGTGTCCGTCCGTCCGTTGCGAACGCTCGCGCGCCGTCTGCCTGGACGCACTCAGCACGAAGAGGAAGAAGGTTCGCCGCCTTCCCCTTCCTGGCGCTCGGCTCTCAGCTCCCTCTCAGACACGTTTAAACACCTGAGCACAAACACCCCTCACTCAGTACAGAAGCACACGCTCCGGGGTGACCCCATCTCATTTCCACAAAACCCATCTGAGGGGCTGCGGTCGCGGCCCCGCTGGCCGCCTGGGCTGGCCGGCCTCGGGGGTTGCTGGGgcacaggaggagggaggtggaccCCAGGCCGGGGACGTGCCCGGGGCCTGCGCATCTCCCCAAGTGCCCCTACCCGCTCAGCTCTGCCCCTGTAG
- the NABP1 gene encoding SOSS complex subunit B2 isoform X2, translating into MNGVSDPPLFIKDIKAGLKNLNVVFIVLEIGRVTKTKDGHEVRSCKVADKTGSITISVWDEIGGLIQPGDIIRLTRGYASMWKGCLTLYTGRGGELQKIGEFCMVYSEVPNFSEPNPDYRGQPNKGAHSEQKNNSMNGNMGTGTFGSVGNGVQPSPEPRGCQFSFAGRSNGRGPGNPQPAGAAARLLSCSSLLWKNGNTLKSRGVDF; encoded by the exons ATGAACGGGGTCAGCGACCCCCCTCTTTTCATAAAAGACATTAAGGCCGGACTGAAAAACTTAAATGTCGTCTTTATTGTCCTGGAGATAG GACGCGTGACCAAAACCAAAGACGGCCACGAGGTGCGGTCCTGCAAGGTGGCCGACAAGACGGGCAGCATCACCATCTCCGTGTGGGACGAGATCGGGGGGCTCATCCAGCCGGGGGACATCATCCGGTTGACCCGCGG gTATGCTTCCATGTGGAAAGGGTGTCTGACGCTTTATACTGGAAGGGGCGGAGAACTTCAGAAAATCGGGGA gTTTTGTATGGTTTATTCAGAAGTGCCAAATTTCAGTGAACCCAATCCAGACTATCGAGGACAACCAAACAAAGGG gcaCATAGTGAACAGAAGAATAATTCCATGAATGGTAATATGGGTACAGGTACATTTGGATCAGtgg gAAATGGGGTTCAGCCCAGCCCAGAACCACGGGGATGCCAGTTTTCCTTTGCTGGTAGAAGCAATGGCCGGGGGCCTGGGAACCCGCAGCCAGCTGGAGCAGCTG CAAGACTGTTAAGCTGCTCGAGTCTCCTGTGGAAGAATGGGAACACGCTGAAAAGTAGGGGTGTTGATTTCTAG
- the NABP1 gene encoding SOSS complex subunit B2 isoform X3 — protein sequence MNGVSDPPLFIKDIKAGLKNLNVVFIVLEIGRVTKTKDGHEVRSCKVADKTGSITISVWDEIGGLIQPGDIIRLTRGYASMWKGCLTLYTGRGGELQKIGEFCMVYSEVPNFSEPNPDYRGQPNKGAHSEQKNNSMNGNMGTGTFGSVGNGVQPSPEPRGCQFSFAGRSNGRGPGNPQPAGAAGNQTGTATISNGRDPRRALKR from the exons ATGAACGGGGTCAGCGACCCCCCTCTTTTCATAAAAGACATTAAGGCCGGACTGAAAAACTTAAATGTCGTCTTTATTGTCCTGGAGATAG GACGCGTGACCAAAACCAAAGACGGCCACGAGGTGCGGTCCTGCAAGGTGGCCGACAAGACGGGCAGCATCACCATCTCCGTGTGGGACGAGATCGGGGGGCTCATCCAGCCGGGGGACATCATCCGGTTGACCCGCGG gTATGCTTCCATGTGGAAAGGGTGTCTGACGCTTTATACTGGAAGGGGCGGAGAACTTCAGAAAATCGGGGA gTTTTGTATGGTTTATTCAGAAGTGCCAAATTTCAGTGAACCCAATCCAGACTATCGAGGACAACCAAACAAAGGG gcaCATAGTGAACAGAAGAATAATTCCATGAATGGTAATATGGGTACAGGTACATTTGGATCAGtgg gAAATGGGGTTCAGCCCAGCCCAGAACCACGGGGATGCCAGTTTTCCTTTGCTGGTAGAAGCAATGGCCGGGGGCCTGGGAACCCGCAGCCAGCTGGAGCAGCTGGTAATCAGACAGGCACGGCCACAATAAGTAATGGCAGGGACCCTCGGAGAGCCTTGAAAAGATGA